Proteins from a genomic interval of Osmia bicornis bicornis chromosome 11, iOsmBic2.1, whole genome shotgun sequence:
- the LOC114873316 gene encoding lipoamide acyltransferase component of branched-chain alpha-keto acid dehydrogenase complex, mitochondrial isoform X1: MITRSVTESSTRCFPQIAYDLLCFSVITLFLDQENRASIGKNSSRMSLTWRFIALTYLGRNVRDQKCRFFSVSCFRCGTVVPFRLTDIGEGIRDVTIKGWYVKPGDRVSQFDNICEVQSDKASVTITSRYDGLVKALHYKVDDVALIGNALLDIELDGDNDGGTIIENKENVKDEEEKQIGLEKVLTTPAVRRIAMENDIKLKDVVSTGKNGRVLKEDILAHLEKISVGSEKKRAEEKPIAEKVMPIKGYSKHMWKTMTQSLSIPDFMYSDEYNVNKLMNYRNEAKDFLKQQGISLSLMPFFIKAASKALEKIPQLNAWIDEENETLRVLDSHNIGIAMDTPEGLIVPNIKNVENLSIVEIAKELNRLQQLGRNASIPLKDLSQATFTLSNIGVIGGTYTVPIILSPQIVIGGLGKVRTLPRFDDKGNVVAANIITISWVADHRVVDGVTIAKYSNWWKHYVENPTFLLIGA, from the exons ATGATAACAAGAAGCGTGACTGAAAGTTCCACGCGCTGCTTTCCACAGATTGCTTACGATCTCTTGTGTTTCTCGGTAATTACCTTATTTCTCGATCAAGAAAATCGTGCTTCGATCGGTAAAAACTCTTCGAGGATGTCTCTAACGTGGCGATTCATAGCCCTGACCTATCTG GGTAGGAATGTACGCGATCAAAAATGTCGATTCTTCTCTGTAAGCTGCTTTCGATGCGGAACCGTCGTCCCCTTCAGACTAACGGATATCGGAGAAGGAATTCGAGACGTTACGATAAAAGGATG GTACGTGAAACCTGGCGACCGGGTGTCTCAATTCGATAACATTTGCGAGGTCCAAAGCGACAAAGCATCTGTGACGATTACCAGCCGTTACGACGGATTAGTTAAAGCCTTGCACTACAAGGTCGACGATGTAGCTCTGATAGGGAACGCGCTACTGGACATCGAACTAGATGGTGACAATGATGGAGGTACGATAATCGAGAACAAAGAGAACGTCAAAGATGAGGAGGAAAAACAAATTGGGTTAGAAAAAGTGCTGACCACCCCGGCAGTCAGAAGGATAGCCATGGAGAACGATATTAAGTTAAAGGACGTCGTTtctaccggcaaaaatggaaGAGTGCTTAAGGAGGATATATTGGCTCACTTGGAAAAAATTTCTGTTGGTTCCGAGAAAAAAAGGGCGGAGGAAAAACCAATAGCCGAGAAGGTGATGCCGATAAAAGGCTACAGCAAGCATATGTGGAAAACGATGACGCAATCTCTG AGTATACCTGACTTTATGTACAGCGACGAGTACAATGTTAATAAATTGATGAATTACCGTAACGAAGCGAAGGATTTCCTGAAACAGCAGGGTATCTCTTTAAGCTTGATGCCGTTCTTCATCAAAGCAGCCTCGAAAGCGTTGGAAAAGATACCGCAACTGAACGCATGGATCGACGAGGAAAATGAAACCCTACGAGTTTTGGATAGTCATAATATTGGCATTGCTATGGATACACCCGAGGGTTTAATAGTACcgaatataaaaaatgttgaaaaccTGAGCATCGTGGAAATCGCAAAAGAGCTGAATAGACTTCAACAACTTGGCAGGAATGCTTCGATACCGTTGAAAGATTTGTCGCAGGCAACGTTCACCTTGTCGAACATTGGCGTT ATTGGTGGTACGTACACGGTGCCAATAATACTATCTCCACAAATTGTAATTGGTGGATTGGGTAAAGTACGAACATTACCTCGATTCGACGATAAAGGGAACGTGGTAGCTGCGAATATAATAACGATTAGTTGGGTCGCCGATCATCGAGTTGTAGATGGCGTCACTATAGCGAAGTATTCAAATTGGTGGAAGCACTATGTCGAAAATCCCACATTCCTGTTAATAGGGGCATAA
- the LOC114873316 gene encoding lipoamide acyltransferase component of branched-chain alpha-keto acid dehydrogenase complex, mitochondrial isoform X2, which produces MGRNVRDQKCRFFSVSCFRCGTVVPFRLTDIGEGIRDVTIKGWYVKPGDRVSQFDNICEVQSDKASVTITSRYDGLVKALHYKVDDVALIGNALLDIELDGDNDGGTIIENKENVKDEEEKQIGLEKVLTTPAVRRIAMENDIKLKDVVSTGKNGRVLKEDILAHLEKISVGSEKKRAEEKPIAEKVMPIKGYSKHMWKTMTQSLSIPDFMYSDEYNVNKLMNYRNEAKDFLKQQGISLSLMPFFIKAASKALEKIPQLNAWIDEENETLRVLDSHNIGIAMDTPEGLIVPNIKNVENLSIVEIAKELNRLQQLGRNASIPLKDLSQATFTLSNIGVIGGTYTVPIILSPQIVIGGLGKVRTLPRFDDKGNVVAANIITISWVADHRVVDGVTIAKYSNWWKHYVENPTFLLIGA; this is translated from the exons ATG GGTAGGAATGTACGCGATCAAAAATGTCGATTCTTCTCTGTAAGCTGCTTTCGATGCGGAACCGTCGTCCCCTTCAGACTAACGGATATCGGAGAAGGAATTCGAGACGTTACGATAAAAGGATG GTACGTGAAACCTGGCGACCGGGTGTCTCAATTCGATAACATTTGCGAGGTCCAAAGCGACAAAGCATCTGTGACGATTACCAGCCGTTACGACGGATTAGTTAAAGCCTTGCACTACAAGGTCGACGATGTAGCTCTGATAGGGAACGCGCTACTGGACATCGAACTAGATGGTGACAATGATGGAGGTACGATAATCGAGAACAAAGAGAACGTCAAAGATGAGGAGGAAAAACAAATTGGGTTAGAAAAAGTGCTGACCACCCCGGCAGTCAGAAGGATAGCCATGGAGAACGATATTAAGTTAAAGGACGTCGTTtctaccggcaaaaatggaaGAGTGCTTAAGGAGGATATATTGGCTCACTTGGAAAAAATTTCTGTTGGTTCCGAGAAAAAAAGGGCGGAGGAAAAACCAATAGCCGAGAAGGTGATGCCGATAAAAGGCTACAGCAAGCATATGTGGAAAACGATGACGCAATCTCTG AGTATACCTGACTTTATGTACAGCGACGAGTACAATGTTAATAAATTGATGAATTACCGTAACGAAGCGAAGGATTTCCTGAAACAGCAGGGTATCTCTTTAAGCTTGATGCCGTTCTTCATCAAAGCAGCCTCGAAAGCGTTGGAAAAGATACCGCAACTGAACGCATGGATCGACGAGGAAAATGAAACCCTACGAGTTTTGGATAGTCATAATATTGGCATTGCTATGGATACACCCGAGGGTTTAATAGTACcgaatataaaaaatgttgaaaaccTGAGCATCGTGGAAATCGCAAAAGAGCTGAATAGACTTCAACAACTTGGCAGGAATGCTTCGATACCGTTGAAAGATTTGTCGCAGGCAACGTTCACCTTGTCGAACATTGGCGTT ATTGGTGGTACGTACACGGTGCCAATAATACTATCTCCACAAATTGTAATTGGTGGATTGGGTAAAGTACGAACATTACCTCGATTCGACGATAAAGGGAACGTGGTAGCTGCGAATATAATAACGATTAGTTGGGTCGCCGATCATCGAGTTGTAGATGGCGTCACTATAGCGAAGTATTCAAATTGGTGGAAGCACTATGTCGAAAATCCCACATTCCTGTTAATAGGGGCATAA